The sequence AGGTTCGACTCGCCGCAGGCCGCTTCGATAACAGGGAGACACTGATCGAACGTTTGCAAGAATTAAGTCAACACCCAAGTGCCTCCATCGTTGCCGACCTCATCTTTGGCCTTCCGGGCCAAACCATGGAAATATGGCAACAGGATTTACAAGATGTCATCCAATCCGGCGTCCACGGAGTGGATCTCTATCAGCTTATCGGGCTACAGGGCACAAGGTTGAGTAATCAAGCCCAAAAGGAAAAAGACCGAAACAAACCAACCCATAAAGAAACGAGCAAACAAACACTCACCCCCGCTGTCGACAGTCAGACTCGTGCCAGTATGTACGCCACTGGCGCTAGCCTACTAGAGTCATCAGACTGGCAGCGCCTATCCAGCTGTCATTGGAGCCGAGATAGCCGGGAACGTAGCATCTATAACTCCCTGGCTAAGAGTGGCATAGAGATTCTCCCTTTCGGCGCAGGCGCAGGTGGGAATATTCATGGTCACGGCATCATGAATGGTCGCGATCTGTCGCTTTGGCATCAAGCTCAGTCCCAAGTAACTGAATCAGGTACTGTGGCAGATACGCTTCCCTCGCAAGTGCCAGGCATGGTGATGTCACCTAACCCATCGGCGGCACTAGATAGCCAATTCAAGGCTGGATTAGATAGTGGCGCGTTAGATTTGTCTGAATTTAACACCGAACTGATCAATCACTTAATGCCCCTTTTTTACGCCTGGCAGACTCATGGCCTGGTCAAGCTTAGCCACACAATCATGACCCAAACATTGGCGGGACGCTTCTGGAATGTGAATCTGCAAACAGGACTGTTTGCCTACCTGAAACAGAACCCTTTCCAGCCGTGTGCTAACTGAATCACACATGATATAGTCGCAGCCAATAAAAACCTTGAGATTCTATAGATGGCTGCGGCGAAAAATGTCTCCGATGAAACAAAAAACGAAGCGATGAAGGTGGCAAAAGCCACCCAAAAGCCAGGGCAAACCAAAGATCAGACTAAATTGATTGCCGCAGGTATTGAGAAAGGCATCGCAGAATATAAGAAGCAAAACAAAAACAAAGCACGCGACCGAGACAGAGCCCGCAAGCAAGATATCAAGGTCAAGGCTAGAACTGCTAAGGCAGAAGAGAGTGAGACATCTGACCTAGAAAGTCAGTCTAATAACCACCTGCTGCCTTGGGGGTTACTCGTTATAAGCTGGATTGGATTTATCGGTTTCAGCTTGATGAAATAGAAAATTGCAAGCTATAAGTCACAAGTTAAAACCTTGATATTATTTGTTTTTACTTTACTTACAGCTTAACGCTTAGGACTCTAAGATTCGAGTTCATAGATCCTAGGAACTCGAATCTTTAGCTCACCTTCTGCGCCCCTTGCGCACTTTGAATCAGCATACCTTTTAGCTCGTTGATCTGAGCCTTTAGCTCCGCTACATCTGCTGCACTGGCAGGCTTATCATGATCTTTTGGCTCATCTAGTGACGCTAGATTGTTAGCCTCCTCGGATTCTTCATCGGCTCGCATCGCAGCCGTTTCCTGAGTCATAACATCTAATACCGCCCCCACCATCATATTGAGAAACACGAAAGCGGTCAGGAAGATAAAACTCAAGTAATAGATCCAGCTGAGCGGATAGACAACCATAGTTTCATACATTACGGATGTCCAAGATTCGAAGGTCGATACCCTAAATAAGGTCAACATGGCAACCGAGACATCTCCCCAGAGGAAGTCATTAATATGAGCAAATAACATGCTGCCGATAGCGCCATAAATATAGAAGATGACGAACATCAACAGCGCGATATAACCCATACGGGGAATGGCTTTGAGTAACGCATTCACCAACATGCGCAGCTCTGGGATCATGGAAACCAGTCGCAGCACTCTGAAAATCCGCAGCAGGCGAGCAATAAGAATCCCCGCTCCACCGGCCGGGATCAGGCTGCCTATCACGATCAGGGTATCGAAGATGTTCCAGCCATTACTGAAAAACTTCTTTGGCCCATCGCTGGCAAGGAAACGTATGACGATCTCCACGGCGAAGAAGACAGTAATACCCACATCAAGCGCGAGTAGGCTCTTCTCCATCCATGATGGCAAATGATAAGTGTGGGCTCCGATTGAAAGTGCCGAGACTATGATGACAAAAATCACAAAGCCCTGAAACGCTTTACTGTTATCAATAAGTTTAAGTTTGCTCTGTAAAACAGAAACATTCGCCAGCACGGCTTTCTCCTATATATGATCTGACTCTAGTCATTAGATGCAATAGCGATTAAATGTTGTAACTACAATGCGATTATAAAATGTGGATGTAGACTCGAGTGTTCTGGGGAACAAGAAGTAGAGGGAGTTTTTAGCCACAATCGCAGCCGACGAAGTATAACAGCACAAGCTTAATGATTTATTAATGCATCGCCAGAATTGTAGATAAAAAGAAGTGAGCTAGTAGCAAAAGCCTAGAGGACAACTGAAGTGCCCTCTATCGAACCCTGCTCTATGCTAGATCCAGAAGCGAGATTAGTTAAACGTGGCTACCTCAGCTAAAGCCTTCTTATTGGTTGCATGCTCAGGAATCGTCGCATCTTGATCCGGGTAGCCAACAACAATAAGCATGTAGGGACGGTCCACATCGTTATCTCGGCCGCACACCTTACTCAAGAAAGACATGGGTTTTGGGGTATGTGTCAGTGTGCCCAGACCTGCATGATGTAACGCTTGTAATAAAAATCCAGTGGCTATGCCAACCGATTCATGAACATAATAGTTTACCTTACTGCCATCATTCTCTATGCCACCACGTTTCTTCGAGAATACCGCAATAAGCCAGGGAGCACGCTCAAGATAAGACTTGTTGGCATCGGTTCCCAAAGGCTTTAGTGCATCGAGCCACTCCTCACCCGCTCGTCCCTCGTAGAATGAACGTTCTAGAGCCTCGGCTTCGTGGCGGATCTGCGCCTTCACTTCAGGATCGCTAATAGCCACGAAATGCCAAGGCTGATGGTTTGCGCCACTGGGAGCCGTTGCTGCAGCTTTAATACACTGCTCGATAACAGCCTGAGGAACGGCTCGGTCTGAAAATTGGCGAATACTGTGCCGTCTCTTAAGCTCTTGATAATAATTCTGCGCTCGCGCCAACATATCTTCTTCACTGTACTCAATGAAATCTGTCAGGGGAAAATGGGATTCAGTCTGTTTCATAGCTTCAATAAACTCCTTGTTTTTATTTTTGTCTAATGGTCAATTGGCTCAATAATGTCTGTATTTATGCTCTTATCTGATTCGAGTAATAATTTAAGCTTGTCTAATCCCTGGCTTAGGTCGTTCTCGATCAGGGTTTCAAAATCGATAAATAGAAACATCAGATTCATTGGGTATTTCAAATGCCCACGAAATCCCCAACTCACCTTAGTACTATCACTGCCCATCGCTTCTGTGGTCATGTAAGCAGGTTCTGTCGCTTCGAATGGTGAGATAAACCTCAGCTCAAAATCGACTCGCTTGCCTTCATCTATCTTGATGATCTCCTGCTCACCGACGCCCACTTGCTCATTATTACTTTTCCATGCAGAAACAAAGCCGACGGTCCCATCGACACCTTTATAGGTTTTCTCCATTGTCGGGTCCATTTGAGCCCAAACACTGAAATTATCCTGATTTTTAAGGTGCTTCACATATTCAAACACCTCATTCACAGGTCTGTTTATCTCCATAGAAGTGATGACCGAATATTCTTGTTTGATAAAAAGAGCAGCTATAAATGGAATGGCAATGATGACCGCAACGACAATCGAGAATTTTTTCAACATGGGCGTTCCTTTGCTATATCTAACTGCTTGCTTAAGCAACAAGCTATTTACCAAGCATACACATTAGATTAAAACTTAAGCAAGGTTTGTAGGAAAGGAATAGAGAAAACTAACAGGATGTGTACAGCACCTTACTATGAAAACAAAAGCGGAGCCTAAATCACATTTAGACTCCGCTTGGCATAGACACGTTTAAGCTATGGAGAGTTTAAAACTTATATTTCAAGTTTGCCGTGATGGTTCTGCGCTGACCGTAGAAGCAGTCACCGCGAGCCAGGCAGCTGGTGATCACAGTCTCATCAGCTAAATTATCAACGTTTAGGCTTAGGTCAAATTGGCTAAACTCATAGCCTATCATCATGTCGAACAGATGATATTTCTCAGTATTCAATGCCCTGTGCACTTGGGTTCCATCAGGCGTAAATACATCGACGCTACCATCAGAAGTTTCTCCTATATAACGGAAACCAACGCCCGCCTTGAATCCGTGCCAAAAAGACTGCGGGCGATAAGTCACCCAGGTCGACAGCATATGATCCGGCATCGCAGCCAGCTTAGCATCAACTTCGCCCACTTTATTGGTGTGCTTCTCTGAGTCCGTATAAGCATAGCTTGCGTAAACATCTATCTCTTCCCACTCAAGTTGAGCTTCTAGCTCAAGCCCCTGGATCTGAACTTCACCTAGCTGAAGGGTTAAATCAGGTCCTGCTGCTTGCTTGCGATTTTTATCACTGATATCAAAAATGGCCGCGGTAAACAGGTGCTCGCTACCGACAGGTTGATACTTAACACCTAACTCGTATTGCTCACCTTCTTGGGGCTTAAATGGTGTTCCAGCCTGGTTCGAACCATAGATAGGCTGAAAAGACTGGGCGTAGCTGACATAGGGAGCAATGCCTGAATCGAAGCTATACAACAGACCTAAACGGCCTGTTGTTGCACTCTGATCTTGTTTTCCATTCTTAACCGTTTCTGATTCAACCCAATCATGTCTAAGTGCACCACTGACAACAAACTTGCCAAATTTAATCGAGTCTTGCAGATAAATACCCAGCTGATTATTGTTCTCACCCGGCGTATCAGGAATATCAGTCCCCGTCGGTAATGGCTCAGTATTCATACCATATTGCGGGTTGTAGAGATCCAGCAGACCACCAGCGCCAGATATATAAAGGCGGTCGGTATCTGTATCAACATCCTGATAATCGATACCAAATGTGAGGTTATGCTCCACGGCTCCGGTATCAAACTCAGCTTGCAGACGTAAATCTGATGTCAGTGCCTCAGCTGTTGAGTCACTCATACTGATATTACGGAGAATTGAGCGACCATCTTCCTGAAACTTTGGCGGCCAGGCATACATGGTGCGATAGGTCGACTTACTATCCACATAGCGGCTATTCCAATACAATGACATATAGTCATTAAGCTCCTGCTCAAGCAAGAAAGTCACAGACTTTTGCTCTGTATCATATTGATCCCAGCCAGGCTCACTGATAAAGCGATTACTAGGGATCTGACCATTAGGTGCGGGTAATAATGTACCTTCATGGGGGAAGAACTGAGTGCTCGATCCCGATTCATTTTTTTGTAAGTTAGCCAGTAAAGTCAGCTTGGTGGTATCTGTTGCGTACCAGGTAATTGCTGGAGCAATGAAGTAGCTATTATCGTCGACATAATCAGTTTGAGTCTCACTGTCGCGATAAAGACCAGTGAGGCGGTAGAGCACAGATTCATCTTCATTCAGCGAACCGGTCACATCTGCAGCGAGTTGCTTACGATCATAGTTACCAACTTGCGCCCAGATCTCGCCTTTTTGCTCCGCTTCGGGACGTTTGGTCACCATATTTATGATGCCGCCCGTTGAGCCTTGGCCATAGAGCACCGAAGAAGGCCCTTTTAAAATCTCAATCTGTTGCAGCATATAAGGGTTAGTGCGCACGTTATTATAGTTGCCAAACATCATCTGCAAGCCATCTTGATACTGCAGCGGTGACACACCACGAATTTGCGCCCAATCGCCACGAGTATCGACACCGTAGGGACCGTTATATACGCCAGCCACATAGCCAATAGCGTCCTGCAAACTTTCAGCACCAAGATCGGTAATACGCTTTTCGGTTAACACAGAGATCGAAGAAGGCGTTTCAATAATTGGCATATTCGTTTTTGATGCCGAAGCACTCACATAAGAGATCAAGCCTCTGGAGCTAATGGTGATCACTTCCATTTCAGGCTCTTCGGCTTGCTCTTGCACAGTTTCAGCCTCTGCAGCCGATACTAAAGCGCTAGCCGATAGTGCGAAGCTAGTCGCCATCAATAAAACTGGATATTTCAATTTGAAAGTCTGGCCCATTTTCAACCCCGTAAATTATTAAAAAATAACTAAAAAAATGCGACAAGATCTTAATGAAAAAAACAATCATTCTCAACAAGATTTACAAAAGGGGTACAGGCTTATCAATTAGAGATATATGCCCTCTAACGGCATGGATGAGTAATAGCCGATAAAGATTAATAAATGACTCATCACTAAACATCATTATAAAGAGGGAGTAACCACAAAGGTGAGAGGCGAGTTTGATGTGAGTTTTGAAGCCCGTTCAAGAGACTTCAAAACGATTGTGAATAGTAAAGTAAAGCTGGAAAATGGATGGGATTACTTAGCTAATCGCTCTAGCAGCTTCTGATTTTCCGCTTCGATATGCTTATAGAAATCACGATCCGACAACTTAGAAGCTGCAGCCTCATCAATCACAAGAACGGCATTCTTGTGTAACTGTAATGCTGAAGCTGGGCATGATGCAGTGAGTGCACCTTCCACTGTTGCTAAAATGGCATCGGCCTTATTTTCACCCGTTGCCAGTAAAACCACTTTCTTAGCATCTAGAATGGTACCTATGCCCATAGTGATCGAAAGATGTGGCTGATATTCATCCTCACCAAAGAATCGAGCGTTATCATCGATAGTCGCCTTGGTTAAGGTCTTGACCCGTGTGCGTGACATCAAGCCAGAAGAAGGCTCATTAAAACCAATATGGCCATTACGTCCAATGCCTAAAAGCTGAATATCGATACCACCCGCCGCTTCAATCTGCTCTTCGTAACCAACACAAGCTTGAATTGGGTTTTCGGCATCTCCCGGTGGTACATGGGTATTGGCTTTGTTGATATCCACATGATCGAACAACTGCTCGTTCATAAAATATCGATAACTCTGAGGATGCGTGCCTTCTAAGCCAAGGTATTCATCCAGATTAAATGTTGTCACATTCTGAAATGAAATTTGCTCTTGTTTAGTCGCTGTAATCAAACCTTTATACAAAGAAAGGGGCGTCGACCCCGTTGCAAGGCCTAACACTGAGTCCGCTTTGTTTTGCAATTGCTTGATAAAGATATTCGCACCATATTCGGCAACTTCAGCACTATTTTTTAAGATGACAATTTGCATTATATAGACTCACTTTGACTTAGAGCTCGGCTCAATAAGGTTAAATAATCAATTTCAAGCCAGTTCAAACTCACATAGGGTATAGCTGTAGGCTTGTTCTAACGACCCTTCCAACTTGTGAGGCCGCTCAGCATAAACATATCTTGGCATTTTGTAACATTACTATAACGCCAAATGACAGCGCTGTCATTTATTATTGTGAGACAAGATTGAACAGCAAATATTGATACTCACACCTGAGTGCTTCTTTGCACTGGGTTACGCGCTATAATATCCTGCCTTTTTGACGAAATGATGACTCTATGCCTGATAAAGTAACCCTAGCTCAACCCCCAGTCTCCTCTTTAACTGAAGAGAGTCATCATCACTATAAGATATTTAAACCCCACGGTTTTCTCAGTCAGTTTGTTCCTGAAACCAGAAAAAGTAAGAAACTCCTAGGCGAACTCGCCGACTTCCCCTTAGGGACTATGGCCATTGGCCGCTTAGATCACGACTCTGAAGGCCTGTTATTACTGACAACCGACGGCATGGTTAGCCATCAGGTACGAAGTAAAAAAATCGAAAAAGAATACTATGTTCAAGTCGATGGCAATATTGATGATGAAGCGGTTACTCGACTTCAACAAGGCGTCGAGATAGGTATCAAGGGAGAGAAATACCTCACCTTGCCCTGCAAAGTTAATAAACTCGAGGGAGAACCAGAGCTTCCTGGAAACGGCAAAAAAGCACGAGACCCAAGACACGGCCCCATGAGTTGGATATCTATCACCATCAGCGAAGGCAAAAACCGCCAAATACGCAAGATGACAGCTGCAGTGGGCTTCCCCACAATGAGACTCGTCCGAGTACGTATTGGCAAGATACATTTATCAAACATGCAGCCGGGTGAAGTCATTGAGCTTAGCAACATTACTGCAGTGTTATAACTAGCGTTAGAGACCCGAGACATGGAGCCCTCACCATCAGCGAAGTCAAGAACTGTCAAATACGCAAGATGACAGCTGCAGCTAGCTTCCCACAATAAGCTAGTTATTGGGCGATTCAAGCGTTACCGGGAACTTAACAGTGAACTCAGTCCCCTCACCGGGCTCACTACGGCAAGTGATGGTGCCCCCTAAGGTTTGAGTCACCAGATTAAAGACGATATGCAATCCAAGCCCGCTGCCTCCCTTGCCTCGCTTGGTGGTATAAAATGGTTCAAAAATTCGCTGCAAGCTGTCTGAATCTATCCCTTGGCCGTCATCCCGATAAATCAGCTCAACCTCTCCCCCTATCAATCTCGCCTCTATGTGAACTTCACCTATGTCTCCTTGCTCAAATCCATGATGCAGGCTATTCATCAGGAAACAGGTTAAGATCTGCGCCAAGGCTCCGGGATGACTGAAAATAACGATTCCTTCAGGGCAGGAAACCTCGATACTGTGCTGGTTAGTTCGAAACTTAGGTTGAAGGCTAAAGAGTACTTCGTCTATATACTCCCTCAAATCGAACTCACGGCACTTCTCCGATGATTGATCCACGGCAACCATCTTGAAGCTTTTAATTAATTCAGTAGCCCGGGTTAAATTTATCAATATAATACCTGCGCCCTCGTTTGCTCCCTGAATAAATTTCTCTACATCTTCGCTAGTCAGCTCTCCCGACTTATATTGAGACTCTAAGAATCTAAGCTCTCGTTCCAGATAGGAAGTAGCAGTCACACTCACGCCCAGCGGAGTATTGATTTCATGGGCAATCCCTGCAACTAGCCCCCCCAGAGACGCCATCTTCTCAGACTCGACAAGTTGGGTTTGAGCTAACTGTAACTCTCTAAACGAGGCCATCAGCTCAGCATTGACCCTATTAGAATTTTCCATTTCACTGTGCGCCACAGCGAGGACCCGATTATATTCTCTGGCTATCTGCCCGACTTCGGTATGGGGCTCCTCATGAACACTCTTGCCGAAGTCGCTATCGTTTTTTTGCTTCTCCATTGCATGCAGTAAATCTAATACTTCTGTATGAGCATTATGCTCAGAAGTATTAAGTCCCCTTATCTCATCCTCGGCTTTAACTCTTAAGGGAATGAACTTTTGGATAAACTTTAAAAAAAGGTAAGTAGGGACAAATGCCCAAACAAAGCAGACGAGTATTCCTAGGAGCTGAATCGATAATTGGCCTGTAAAACTCAAGCCAGTGCCAAGTACCTCGGCACTGCCAAATAACGCAACACATAGGGTTCCCCATGCGCCGCAGACACCATGAACGGGAGCCGCTTTCACCACGTCATCTATCTTAAAGTGTTCCAATACCTTAGTACTACCAAGATAAATAGCACCGCCACATAATCCTATTAATACGGCCTGCTGAGGTAAAACGGCATTACAACTGGCTGTAATACTCACTAAACCAGCTAAGGCCCCATTGAGTACATGGGGCACATCGGGTTTTTGGTGTTTATACCAAGTCAATAACAGAACCGAAATGGCGCCAAAACTCGCGGCCAGATTGGTATTTAAGATAATAATGGGAATCGTGTGATCAAACTTAAGACTGCTGCCGCCATTGAAGCCAAACCAACCGAACCAAAGAATGA is a genomic window of Shewanella psychrophila containing:
- the nagB gene encoding glucosamine-6-phosphate deaminase; protein product: MQIVILKNSAEVAEYGANIFIKQLQNKADSVLGLATGSTPLSLYKGLITATKQEQISFQNVTTFNLDEYLGLEGTHPQSYRYFMNEQLFDHVDINKANTHVPPGDAENPIQACVGYEEQIEAAGGIDIQLLGIGRNGHIGFNEPSSGLMSRTRVKTLTKATIDDNARFFGEDEYQPHLSITMGIGTILDAKKVVLLATGENKADAILATVEGALTASCPASALQLHKNAVLVIDEAAASKLSDRDFYKHIEAENQKLLERLAK
- a CDS encoding SRPBCC family protein; translation: MLKKFSIVVAVIIAIPFIAALFIKQEYSVITSMEINRPVNEVFEYVKHLKNQDNFSVWAQMDPTMEKTYKGVDGTVGFVSAWKSNNEQVGVGEQEIIKIDEGKRVDFELRFISPFEATEPAYMTTEAMGSDSTKVSWGFRGHLKYPMNLMFLFIDFETLIENDLSQGLDKLKLLLESDKSINTDIIEPIDH
- a CDS encoding nitroreductase family protein → MKQTESHFPLTDFIEYSEEDMLARAQNYYQELKRRHSIRQFSDRAVPQAVIEQCIKAAATAPSGANHQPWHFVAISDPEVKAQIRHEAEALERSFYEGRAGEEWLDALKPLGTDANKSYLERAPWLIAVFSKKRGGIENDGSKVNYYVHESVGIATGFLLQALHHAGLGTLTHTPKPMSFLSKVCGRDNDVDRPYMLIVVGYPDQDATIPEHATNKKALAEVATFN
- the amt gene encoding ammonium transporter, whose protein sequence is MDVELAKVIELQNIMWILIATGSVLFMQAGFCFLEAGSVRSKNSINVAVKNFCDFCLTSGVFWVAGFGIMYSSAGHTFNPDYFLIAITDSPKLLAFFVFQLVFCGTASTIMSGAVAERTTFAGYLVIAFFVSGVLYPLFGRWAWNGNFEGLNLGWLNQLGFVDFAGSSVVHSIGGWASLAAVMVIGPRIGRFCESSPSIQGHNIPMATVGTIILWFGWFGFNGGSSLKFDHTIPIIILNTNLAASFGAISVLLLTWYKHQKPDVPHVLNGALAGLVSITASCNAVLPQQAVLIGLCGGAIYLGSTKVLEHFKIDDVVKAAPVHGVCGAWGTLCVALFGSAEVLGTGLSFTGQLSIQLLGILVCFVWAFVPTYLFLKFIQKFIPLRVKAEDEIRGLNTSEHNAHTEVLDLLHAMEKQKNDSDFGKSVHEEPHTEVGQIAREYNRVLAVAHSEMENSNRVNAELMASFRELQLAQTQLVESEKMASLGGLVAGIAHEINTPLGVSVTATSYLERELRFLESQYKSGELTSEDVEKFIQGANEGAGIILINLTRATELIKSFKMVAVDQSSEKCREFDLREYIDEVLFSLQPKFRTNQHSIEVSCPEGIVIFSHPGALAQILTCFLMNSLHHGFEQGDIGEVHIEARLIGGEVELIYRDDGQGIDSDSLQRIFEPFYTTKRGKGGSGLGLHIVFNLVTQTLGGTITCRSEPGEGTEFTVKFPVTLESPNN
- a CDS encoding TonB-dependent siderophore receptor; its protein translation is MGQTFKLKYPVLLMATSFALSASALVSAAEAETVQEQAEEPEMEVITISSRGLISYVSASASKTNMPIIETPSSISVLTEKRITDLGAESLQDAIGYVAGVYNGPYGVDTRGDWAQIRGVSPLQYQDGLQMMFGNYNNVRTNPYMLQQIEILKGPSSVLYGQGSTGGIINMVTKRPEAEQKGEIWAQVGNYDRKQLAADVTGSLNEDESVLYRLTGLYRDSETQTDYVDDNSYFIAPAITWYATDTTKLTLLANLQKNESGSSTQFFPHEGTLLPAPNGQIPSNRFISEPGWDQYDTEQKSVTFLLEQELNDYMSLYWNSRYVDSKSTYRTMYAWPPKFQEDGRSILRNISMSDSTAEALTSDLRLQAEFDTGAVEHNLTFGIDYQDVDTDTDRLYISGAGGLLDLYNPQYGMNTEPLPTGTDIPDTPGENNNQLGIYLQDSIKFGKFVVSGALRHDWVESETVKNGKQDQSATTGRLGLLYSFDSGIAPYVSYAQSFQPIYGSNQAGTPFKPQEGEQYELGVKYQPVGSEHLFTAAIFDISDKNRKQAAGPDLTLQLGEVQIQGLELEAQLEWEEIDVYASYAYTDSEKHTNKVGEVDAKLAAMPDHMLSTWVTYRPQSFWHGFKAGVGFRYIGETSDGSVDVFTPDGTQVHRALNTEKYHLFDMMIGYEFSQFDLSLNVDNLADETVITSCLARGDCFYGQRRTITANLKYKF
- a CDS encoding ion transporter, with protein sequence MLANVSVLQSKLKLIDNSKAFQGFVIFVIIVSALSIGAHTYHLPSWMEKSLLALDVGITVFFAVEIVIRFLASDGPKKFFSNGWNIFDTLIVIGSLIPAGGAGILIARLLRIFRVLRLVSMIPELRMLVNALLKAIPRMGYIALLMFVIFYIYGAIGSMLFAHINDFLWGDVSVAMLTLFRVSTFESWTSVMYETMVVYPLSWIYYLSFIFLTAFVFLNMMVGAVLDVMTQETAAMRADEESEEANNLASLDEPKDHDKPASAADVAELKAQINELKGMLIQSAQGAQKVS
- the hutW gene encoding heme anaerobic degradation radical SAM methyltransferase ChuW/HutW, encoding MKNTHIYSINEVNSPILTPLMTGISSPDPLKFAFAVKSAPHASRGGSHPLNLTPQQWQTWWASPTSATQRALYIHLPFCRKRCSFCNFFENGSNPARISHYVKSLSTQLNIASKTPFVQSGEFDTIYVGGGTPTDMQASEIAIIGETIQAFPLAKNAEITLEGRINGFTNAKFDAALESGFNRFSFGVQSFNTQVRLAAGRFDNRETLIERLQELSQHPSASIVADLIFGLPGQTMEIWQQDLQDVIQSGVHGVDLYQLIGLQGTRLSNQAQKEKDRNKPTHKETSKQTLTPAVDSQTRASMYATGASLLESSDWQRLSSCHWSRDSRERSIYNSLAKSGIEILPFGAGAGGNIHGHGIMNGRDLSLWHQAQSQVTESGTVADTLPSQVPGMVMSPNPSAALDSQFKAGLDSGALDLSEFNTELINHLMPLFYAWQTHGLVKLSHTIMTQTLAGRFWNVNLQTGLFAYLKQNPFQPCAN
- a CDS encoding DUF2956 domain-containing protein, whose translation is MAAAKNVSDETKNEAMKVAKATQKPGQTKDQTKLIAAGIEKGIAEYKKQNKNKARDRDRARKQDIKVKARTAKAEESETSDLESQSNNHLLPWGLLVISWIGFIGFSLMK
- a CDS encoding pseudouridine synthase, with the protein product MPDKVTLAQPPVSSLTEESHHHYKIFKPHGFLSQFVPETRKSKKLLGELADFPLGTMAIGRLDHDSEGLLLLTTDGMVSHQVRSKKIEKEYYVQVDGNIDDEAVTRLQQGVEIGIKGEKYLTLPCKVNKLEGEPELPGNGKKARDPRHGPMSWISITISEGKNRQIRKMTAAVGFPTMRLVRVRIGKIHLSNMQPGEVIELSNITAVL